From Verrucomicrobiota bacterium, a single genomic window includes:
- a CDS encoding chondroitinase-B domain-containing protein translates to MSGALLLEAAARSTVGNTLIETPKELSKLDDAQPGDVFVLKDGTWKDVVIYVKRGGDAKNAVVLRAQTPGKVRFTGECGVHLTAPYVTLDGFVFSGPHEKNSVVTLRSHNGVLQNCAFVGLKPGKPTTESRWLWFQGPENLVTNCYFTGKNNAGTVVHNDGYRGRSNTVCACLFKDIDFSPVLRQLNPIFNIFGPDETDEDGSFFTIEGNLFDHANGEDQLLVIKSSRNRIVRNTILESRGVINLRDPPRGGRSRHPPQRRRRLRRGPHGRLRGVHGTRPHREARTLRVTDRPGQTGHDEWPDPVLCAGQTGHH, encoded by the coding sequence ATGTCAGGCGCCCTACTCCTTGAAGCGGCTGCGCGTTCCACCGTCGGGAACACCCTCATCGAAACCCCCAAGGAGCTTTCCAAACTCGATGACGCCCAACCCGGCGATGTCTTCGTGCTCAAAGACGGCACTTGGAAAGACGTCGTCATCTACGTCAAGCGGGGGGGCGACGCGAAGAACGCGGTGGTCCTTCGCGCCCAAACGCCCGGCAAGGTGCGCTTTACCGGCGAATGCGGCGTACACCTGACGGCGCCGTACGTGACGCTCGACGGCTTCGTGTTCTCGGGACCCCATGAGAAGAACAGCGTGGTGACCTTGCGCTCCCATAACGGAGTTCTCCAGAACTGCGCCTTCGTGGGCCTCAAGCCGGGGAAGCCGACTACGGAAAGTCGTTGGCTCTGGTTCCAAGGACCCGAGAACCTGGTCACCAACTGCTATTTCACGGGGAAGAACAACGCAGGCACCGTCGTTCACAACGATGGGTACCGGGGGCGCTCGAACACGGTGTGCGCCTGTCTCTTCAAGGACATTGACTTTTCACCCGTCCTGCGGCAACTCAATCCCATCTTCAACATCTTTGGCCCCGATGAGACCGATGAGGATGGCTCCTTCTTCACCATCGAGGGCAACCTGTTCGATCACGCCAATGGGGAGGACCAATTGCTGGTGATCAAATCCAGCCGCAACCGTATCGTCCGCAACACCATCCTTGAAAGCCGGGGCGTCATCAACCTGCGCGATCCGCCTCGTGGGGGAAGGTCACGTCATCCGCCGCAACGTCGTCGCCGATTGCGCCGAGGGCCTCATGGTCGCCTGCGGGGAGTACATGGAACGAGACCTCACCGGGAAGCACGAACCCTTCGTGTTACCGACCGCCCTGGGCAAACCGGGCACGACGAATGGCCCGATCCCGTTTTATGCGCAGGTCAAACGGGTCATCATTGA
- a CDS encoding IS110 family transposase, whose amino-acid sequence MKNKDKKTKPLGIKDLYAAVDLHGDNGYYCVINDRDECVFEQRLPNDLPKVLKALEPYRERLAKGIAVESTFNWYWLVDGLQAHQYTVQLVNTTQVQTYSGLKSADDQSDAFWLAHLQRLGILPTGYIYPLAQRGARDLLRRRMLLVQQRTAQLLSFKCLIERQTGRMISGNQVKALEPEEVGQWVAGVEVELMGQTSLRMIEFIGTQIRSLEKAAQAKIKLLPDYDRLKQIPGIGEILNLVIMLETGPITRFAGAGQYVSYCRGAKSEKLSNGRKKGENNRKCGNKYLAWAWMEAANFALRYSPEIKQWYQRKLARCGKVVVARKALAAKLAKAAYYMLKNQEAFKLEKLLG is encoded by the coding sequence ATGAAAAATAAAGACAAAAAGACCAAACCGCTTGGAATAAAAGACCTCTATGCCGCCGTGGATTTGCACGGTGACAATGGATATTACTGCGTGATCAATGACCGGGACGAATGCGTCTTTGAGCAACGTCTGCCCAATGATCTACCCAAGGTGCTCAAAGCCCTGGAACCCTATCGGGAACGCCTGGCCAAAGGGATCGCCGTCGAGTCCACCTTCAACTGGTACTGGCTGGTGGACGGACTGCAGGCGCACCAGTACACCGTGCAGTTGGTGAACACCACCCAGGTGCAGACCTATAGCGGGCTCAAATCCGCCGATGATCAAAGTGACGCCTTTTGGCTGGCGCATTTGCAACGCCTGGGGATCCTGCCCACGGGGTATATTTACCCGCTGGCCCAACGTGGCGCGCGCGATCTGCTGCGGCGCCGGATGCTGCTGGTGCAACAACGCACCGCCCAGCTGTTGAGTTTCAAATGCCTGATTGAGCGGCAAACGGGCCGGATGATTTCCGGCAACCAAGTCAAGGCGCTGGAACCGGAGGAGGTGGGCCAATGGGTGGCGGGCGTCGAAGTGGAACTGATGGGGCAAACCAGTTTGCGGATGATTGAGTTTATCGGGACGCAGATTCGCAGCCTGGAAAAAGCGGCGCAGGCCAAAATTAAACTGCTGCCCGACTACGACCGGCTGAAACAAATTCCGGGGATTGGCGAAATCTTGAATCTGGTGATCATGCTGGAGACCGGGCCAATCACCCGCTTTGCCGGGGCGGGCCAATACGTGTCCTATTGCCGGGGGGCGAAATCCGAGAAACTCTCCAACGGCCGCAAGAAGGGGGAGAACAACCGCAAATGCGGCAACAAGTATCTGGCGTGGGCGTGGATGGAGGCGGCGAATTTCGCGCTCCGTTACAGCCCGGAAATCAAGCAGTGGTACCAACGAAAACTGGCGCGGTGCGGCAAAGTCGTGGTGGCCCGCAAAGCGTTGGCAGCCAAGCTGGCCAAAGCGGCGTACTACATGCTCAAAAACCAGGAGGCGTTTAAACTGGAAAAACTCTTGGGCTGA
- a CDS encoding response regulator, translating into MNKILLIEDEDNMRLALSKRLRLEGYEVVTAADGEQGLRLARNHLPDLVLCDIMIPKLDGYGVLKAMRNEEQLAAIPVVFLTGLAEPEEVRKGMNIGADDYLIKPVEKVALLSTIEARLTKRKQDQHRNEHREEQVLQTLAGLMHDLRNPLAVVMSYAEFSDHTAASAGDAKAVIGAVESMDQQIRDIMVFAKTRFQKLPFQPVRLDLSQLCGRVVEELPEKKRVKLKAEVPECVILADPVQVRSAFINLLSNALKYSSDKQPVEVEVTLVGTQVRLLVRDQGRGISVEELPHIFDPFFRANNSAGITGHGLGLAMARMLVEKNGGKIHVNSKLGVGSEFWVDWAPAPSESSAKSARETTALVMSESADDKSGTAVVPSRRVLVVDDDAAARAALVRLIAHYPVLGEPVEVGSLAEAIRWLEQNRFELVFLDVQLPDGLGFELVSRMPRGTAIIFSSAYDEYAAKAIEYGPLDYLLKPVRRQQFDHALAKFFSLANHQPTVTPKMSYQVQKVPLPMNDGTHMVPVQQINMVKAYGEYSFAVLTGSKTAMIRKSLAAWEMELPYPDFVRVHRGAIINIHQVERIVRKKNRQIEITIKGDKEPIIASIRLAPRLKKALRCSLEKNCEIERT; encoded by the coding sequence ATGAATAAAATTCTTCTAATCGAAGACGAGGATAACATGCGCCTGGCGCTGAGCAAACGCTTGCGCTTGGAAGGATACGAGGTCGTGACTGCGGCGGATGGCGAACAAGGACTGCGCTTGGCGCGCAACCATTTGCCGGACTTGGTCCTTTGCGATATTATGATTCCAAAGTTAGACGGTTACGGCGTGCTGAAAGCGATGCGGAATGAAGAGCAACTGGCGGCGATTCCGGTCGTCTTTTTGACCGGTTTGGCGGAGCCGGAGGAAGTGCGGAAAGGCATGAACATTGGCGCCGACGACTACTTAATCAAGCCGGTGGAGAAGGTGGCGTTATTGAGTACCATTGAGGCGCGACTCACCAAACGCAAACAGGATCAACACCGGAATGAGCACCGGGAGGAACAGGTGCTGCAAACCCTCGCCGGTTTGATGCACGATCTACGCAACCCGCTGGCGGTGGTGATGAGCTATGCAGAGTTTTCTGATCATACCGCTGCCTCTGCGGGTGATGCCAAAGCGGTGATTGGCGCTGTGGAGAGCATGGACCAACAAATCCGGGACATTATGGTATTTGCCAAAACCCGGTTTCAAAAACTGCCATTTCAGCCGGTCCGGCTGGATCTTAGCCAGTTGTGCGGCAGAGTCGTGGAGGAATTGCCCGAGAAAAAACGCGTTAAACTGAAGGCGGAAGTGCCGGAATGCGTCATCCTCGCTGACCCGGTTCAAGTGCGGAGTGCCTTCATCAATCTTTTGTCAAATGCCTTGAAGTATTCGTCGGATAAGCAACCGGTGGAGGTCGAGGTGACCCTGGTCGGAACGCAGGTCCGGTTGTTGGTGCGCGATCAAGGTCGGGGAATATCCGTTGAGGAACTGCCGCACATCTTTGATCCATTTTTTCGGGCGAATAATTCGGCAGGGATAACGGGACACGGTTTGGGGCTGGCGATGGCCAGGATGTTGGTGGAGAAAAATGGCGGGAAAATCCACGTAAACAGCAAACTCGGGGTTGGCAGCGAGTTTTGGGTGGATTGGGCACCAGCGCCGTCAGAGTCGTCGGCCAAGTCGGCTCGCGAAACGACCGCGCTGGTAATGAGTGAGTCGGCAGACGACAAAAGCGGCACGGCTGTGGTGCCGTCCAGACGCGTGCTGGTTGTGGATGATGATGCAGCGGCGCGTGCGGCGCTGGTGCGCCTGATCGCGCATTACCCGGTCTTGGGTGAACCGGTGGAAGTGGGCAGCCTGGCCGAGGCCATTCGTTGGCTGGAGCAGAACCGCTTTGAGCTGGTGTTCTTGGATGTGCAATTGCCTGATGGGCTCGGCTTTGAATTGGTATCGCGGATGCCGCGTGGCACCGCCATAATTTTCTCCTCGGCCTATGATGAATACGCGGCCAAGGCGATTGAATATGGCCCGTTGGATTACCTTTTGAAGCCAGTGCGCCGGCAGCAGTTTGATCACGCGCTGGCGAAGTTTTTCAGTCTGGCCAACCATCAGCCGACGGTAACCCCCAAAATGTCATACCAGGTGCAAAAGGTGCCGTTGCCCATGAATGACGGGACGCACATGGTGCCGGTGCAGCAAATCAACATGGTCAAGGCTTACGGCGAATATTCGTTTGCGGTGCTGACAGGAAGTAAAACCGCCATGATCCGAAAATCCCTGGCAGCTTGGGAAATGGAGTTGCCGTATCCCGACTTCGTGCGGGTGCATCGCGGAGCCATCATTAACATCCATCAGGTGGAGCGAATCGTACGGAAAAAGAACCGGCAAATTGAGATTACCATCAAGGGGGATAAAGAACCCATTATCGCCAGCATCCGGCTGGCGCCCCGCTTGAAGAAAGCACTCCGGTGCAGCTTGGAAAAGAATTGTGAAATCGAGCGGACATAG
- a CDS encoding LytTR family DNA-binding domain-containing protein — protein sequence MSSTFSGKDENFEGNGPAPLIGSESAVADVTQAVTHPSALSGGNLHPPSARSVRVLIVDDEPMARMAIRHMIAYSLGKHEPVEASSLAEAVQCLERVHFDLVILDVLLPDGSGFELVPSLPPGTALVFFSAYEEYAAKAAEYAPLEYLPKPVRRLQFERVMEKFRQRPPAAFKVSPRPVCLEHRVALPAHDNVQAVPLHQISVVRARGNGSLVVQLDGNALAVQKTLRDWEEELPYPDFVRVHRGVIINIHQVDQILRLKNRQIQIIANGDRQPIITSIRLAPQFKKAMKAGAAIPAHAA from the coding sequence ATGAGCAGCACGTTTTCAGGTAAAGATGAAAATTTTGAAGGGAATGGACCCGCCCCACTCATCGGTTCGGAGAGTGCCGTTGCGGACGTAACCCAGGCGGTCACGCATCCAAGCGCTCTGTCGGGGGGAAACCTCCATCCGCCGTCGGCAAGGTCCGTACGCGTACTGATCGTGGATGACGAACCCATGGCGCGGATGGCGATCCGGCACATGATCGCCTATTCATTGGGAAAGCATGAACCGGTGGAGGCAAGCAGTCTGGCGGAGGCGGTTCAATGTTTGGAACGCGTTCATTTTGATCTGGTGATTTTGGATGTCCTGTTGCCGGATGGTTCTGGATTTGAATTGGTGCCAAGTCTGCCGCCGGGGACAGCGCTCGTCTTTTTTTCCGCCTATGAGGAGTATGCCGCCAAAGCTGCGGAATATGCACCGCTGGAATACCTGCCCAAACCGGTGCGGCGACTGCAATTTGAGCGGGTAATGGAGAAGTTTCGTCAGCGGCCCCCCGCAGCGTTTAAGGTCTCGCCCAGGCCGGTCTGCCTGGAACACAGGGTGGCTTTGCCCGCCCATGATAATGTCCAGGCTGTGCCATTGCATCAAATTAGCGTGGTCAGAGCCCGTGGAAACGGCTCGCTGGTGGTCCAATTGGACGGTAATGCGTTGGCCGTACAAAAAACGTTACGGGACTGGGAAGAAGAGTTGCCGTATCCGGATTTTGTGCGCGTGCATCGCGGGGTAATCATCAACATTCACCAGGTGGACCAAATTCTGCGGCTCAAGAACCGACAAATCCAAATCATCGCCAATGGGGACCGCCAACCGATCATCACCAGCATTCGCCTCGCGCCCCAGTTCAAGAAAGCCATGAAGGCTGGTGCCGCCATCCCGGCGCACGCAGCCTGA